The Candidatus Obscuribacterales bacterium genome includes the window GAGCGCACCATCTGCCGTTTTGCCGATCGCCCAAGGGCAAGCTGATGCTCTAGCTGGGCTTCTGTGAGCTGAACGGCGGCGGCCAGTTGAGCCTGGGTAGGTGGGGTGCCTTGCTCGTCGGTCAAGCGATCGCGCCACTCGTCCATATCCACCAAAAACCGCACCCGTTGAGCCAAGGTCACTTCTTCCTCGGGCTTGAGCAAGGGATAACGCGCCATTTCTTTAAAGAAAGCCCCGACCGCATCGTCACTGGCAGTTTTACTATAGTTCAGGAGCGATCGCGTTCCCTCTGGCTTATCTAAGATGACCTCAGTGTCATCCATGGCAGGTTCCTGATCCCCATTAGCATCATCGTTTTCATCCGATGCGACTTGGCCAAGCCAGTGCTGTGGCGACTCATCTACTGGAGATGAATCGGAGGGCGGGGATAAAGATGGGTTGGTATCTGCCTCCGCACCTTCCGTCAGCCAGATACCGTCGTGATAGTTAGACGTTGCCTTCATGGGATATGAGTAAGAAGTAAACGATGGAGAAACCGGGATGAATAGATGAAACGAATAGAGAGATGTAGACTCTCGAACGTGACATGGTTAACAAGAAAACGCTGAGACGATGGAACGCACCGTTGCCTACATGTATCGAATTCCATCAAGGGTTGCAGCACAGTACGATACGGTTCGCAGGTTCACAGGGAGTCAATAGTGTGGAGTTGATTGAGGTGGAGCCAACAGTTCAAAATCCTCCCCTTGATAGGTTAACAACGTTGATCAGCAGCCCCGACGCCAGATAGAGCGTTCATACCATCCACAAGAACAACGTTGAACGGCGAGTAAGCCCGTGTCGTCATGCAT containing:
- a CDS encoding sigma-70 family RNA polymerase sigma factor — translated: MKATSNYHDGIWLTEGAEADTNPSLSPPSDSSPVDESPQHWLGQVASDENDDANGDQEPAMDDTEVILDKPEGTRSLLNYSKTASDDAVGAFFKEMARYPLLKPEEEVTLAQRVRFLVDMDEWRDRLTDEQGTPPTQAQLAAAVQLTEAQLEHQLALGRSAKRQMVRSNLRLVVSIAKRYLNRGVPFLDLIQEGALGLNRATEKFDPDKGYKFSTYAYWWIRQGITRTIANDSRTVRLPIHIVEKLNK